From Butyricimonas paravirosa, one genomic window encodes:
- the pbpC gene encoding penicillin-binding protein 1C: MRVGRETMRRPILGLGIGGSVLLALVIGWWYFLPTPLFTVPYSTVILDKEGEIMGMTVASDGQYRVSGRGRLSMKYMAALLCFEDKRFLTHSGVDPLAVGRALWLNVRRGSVVSGGSTLTMQVIRLSRDNPPRTIPEKILEMLLAIRLEQSYTKWEILNMYVDHAPFGGNIVGIQAASLKYFNRQPDELSWAEAALLAVLPNAPALMYPGKNMPGLKGKRDALLRELYEQGYFEQGDLEMAMAEPLPEQVYSPECIAPHLLARAYGQRRGKISQTFIDSRLQEQVNGIVRRHIDVLKHNHIYNAAVLVAHIPTGQVRAYVGNGPKVRDDGGNQVDIITSNRSSGSILKPALYALMQQSGYILPGTIVSDVPSRFGGYVPSNFNKDFQGIVPADRALSMSLNIPFVRLLREYGVEHFYDDLKKMGITTLNRKAENYGLSLILGGAECKLWDLCNMYGGMASILRHYNECDGTSFNHEFRRLRLWAGEQVDSVEVQNNVVNAAAVWLTLKALQDVERPDLESGWKNFASSMNLSWKTGTSFGFRDAWAVGVNPEYVIGVWVGNADGEGRPGLIGVRAAAPILFEVASLVRTDARFYMPKEELSAVAVCRKSGYRASSICPEIDTVYIARAGEKTEVCPYHRLVNLDWTGKFRVDSECESVSRMRIEPWFVLSPVQEWYYARTHSDYKKLPPYRADCQRGQDDVMEMIYPQRGLRVFIPKDLGGVVRGVVFEMAHREPSTLVYWHIDDQFLGTTRYHHQLEVNVAPGRHTLYLVDAKGNSLRQSFVVVDGEKDYK, encoded by the coding sequence ATGCGTGTCGGGCGAGAAACTATGCGAAGACCGATCCTTGGGTTAGGGATCGGGGGGAGTGTGTTACTCGCTTTGGTGATTGGGTGGTGGTATTTTCTACCAACCCCGTTGTTTACTGTGCCTTATTCCACGGTGATTTTGGATAAGGAGGGGGAGATTATGGGTATGACGGTGGCGAGTGACGGGCAGTACCGGGTGTCGGGCAGGGGGCGCCTTTCCATGAAGTATATGGCCGCCTTACTATGTTTCGAGGATAAGCGGTTTTTGACACACTCCGGGGTGGACCCGCTGGCGGTGGGACGGGCGTTGTGGTTGAACGTGCGGAGGGGTTCGGTGGTGAGTGGCGGGAGTACGTTGACGATGCAGGTAATTCGGCTGTCACGTGACAACCCGCCCCGAACGATTCCGGAGAAGATATTGGAAATGTTGCTGGCGATTCGTTTGGAACAGAGTTACACGAAATGGGAGATTCTGAATATGTACGTGGATCACGCCCCTTTTGGTGGGAATATCGTGGGAATACAGGCGGCTTCGTTGAAATATTTTAATCGTCAGCCGGATGAACTGAGCTGGGCCGAGGCGGCATTACTTGCCGTGTTGCCCAATGCCCCGGCTTTGATGTACCCGGGAAAGAATATGCCCGGTCTGAAAGGAAAGCGAGATGCTCTGTTGCGTGAACTTTATGAACAGGGATATTTTGAGCAAGGGGATTTAGAAATGGCGATGGCGGAACCTTTACCGGAACAGGTGTATAGTCCGGAATGTATCGCACCTCATTTGCTGGCAAGAGCTTACGGGCAGCGTCGGGGGAAGATCAGCCAGACGTTTATTGATTCCCGGTTGCAGGAACAGGTGAACGGGATTGTGAGGCGGCATATTGACGTGTTGAAACACAATCATATCTATAATGCTGCCGTGTTGGTAGCGCATATCCCGACCGGACAGGTACGGGCTTACGTGGGAAACGGGCCTAAGGTGCGTGATGATGGGGGAAATCAAGTGGATATTATCACGTCGAACCGTAGTTCGGGGAGTATTTTGAAACCGGCGTTGTACGCGCTGATGCAGCAATCCGGGTATATCTTGCCGGGGACGATCGTGTCGGACGTGCCGTCCCGTTTCGGGGGATATGTTCCCTCGAATTTTAACAAGGATTTCCAAGGGATTGTCCCTGCCGACAGGGCGTTGTCAATGTCTTTGAATATTCCTTTCGTGCGCTTGTTGCGGGAGTATGGGGTGGAGCATTTCTATGATGATTTGAAAAAGATGGGGATCACGACGTTAAATCGGAAGGCGGAGAATTACGGGTTAAGCTTGATTTTGGGAGGAGCCGAGTGTAAGTTGTGGGATTTGTGTAATATGTACGGGGGGATGGCTTCCATTTTGAGGCACTATAACGAGTGTGACGGGACGAGTTTTAACCACGAGTTTCGACGTTTACGACTTTGGGCAGGTGAACAGGTGGATAGTGTCGAGGTGCAGAATAACGTGGTCAATGCTGCGGCGGTATGGCTTACACTCAAGGCTTTGCAGGACGTGGAACGGCCGGATTTGGAGTCGGGATGGAAGAATTTTGCCTCTTCGATGAATCTTTCTTGGAAGACGGGAACGAGTTTCGGTTTCCGGGATGCCTGGGCGGTGGGGGTGAATCCGGAGTACGTGATTGGCGTGTGGGTTGGTAATGCGGATGGCGAGGGACGTCCCGGGCTGATCGGGGTACGGGCTGCGGCTCCGATTTTGTTTGAGGTGGCCTCTTTGGTGAGGACAGATGCCCGTTTTTATATGCCGAAGGAGGAGTTGTCCGCAGTTGCCGTTTGTCGTAAGAGTGGATATCGGGCATCTTCAATATGCCCGGAAATAGATACCGTTTATATTGCCCGTGCCGGGGAGAAAACAGAGGTTTGTCCTTACCATCGATTAGTGAATCTTGATTGGACGGGTAAATTCCGGGTGGATTCGGAATGTGAGTCCGTGTCACGCATGAGGATTGAACCTTGGTTCGTGCTGTCTCCCGTACAGGAGTGGTATTATGCCCGCACACATTCGGATTACAAGAAATTACCGCCTTATCGTGCCGATTGCCAGCGAGGGCAGGATGACGTGATGGAAATGATTTACCCGCAGCGGGGATTGCGGGTGTTTATTCCCAAAGATTTAGGGGGAGTGGTACGTGGTGTTGTGTTTGAAATGGCTCATCGGGAGCCTTCCACGTTGGTGTACTGGCATATCGACGATCAATTTCTGGGAACAACCCGTTATCATCACCAGTTAGAGGTAAATGTGGCCCCCGGACGACATACGCTTTATCTCGTGGATGCGAAGGGGAATTCACTACGGCAGAGTTTTGTTGTCGTGGATGGGGAAAAGGATTATAAATGA
- a CDS encoding TlpA family protein disulfide reductase has translation MKIRLILWAALLCGTIFRANAQGVEFRDLTFRQALEQAQKEGKLVFMDCYTSWCGPCKNMLNNVFTLAEAGVFMNEEFVCVKFDMEKGEGIELGKRFEVRAFPTFFILRPDGTVQHKLVGGSQWERFRMRVERGLNEKTSLLYLEGRNQAGKLSTKEYAAYVNALRDASRDDEIETFCQKAFGKLNDKVKCRKENWYLFEQEMQPNDERFIYLVENKSDIDKNIGSTIVDERICSVYSDALNRLHSDKGNTWVEMYGLIKTQSGKIEFDGKDKISCLLEYIVALKTREVESVLQCLEKNKENLPTYVEFDMLGGLNFIMNLGDNSQVERYIHLGREAEDKAETPQLKEIIKRVFDKLQGELTDRTTYVELKGKVTKDKMENVNLYEVVDGKERLVATTHISEDGHYGFSFQPAYQGFYTVGGEKILDRVRLYLEPGDRAEVNILEDTLMITDRNTPENLLLARWESMMIPVRKRLDDMKYVLFDYRDFYPYFVAFLPQAEKFKDEISFRDAAFAALVRQTVDYDLDYAAFRILNALKATKEVYMRDGRPTHIPSRPTPTDYPEYYKTIVKKGKLSDVSILRQPYGYDYLQRYTTFACGGEKERIALENRLEWLSSDPLKAEMILWEMEKCRKYEDYIELLDTYGNYLTTANHQQRVDAVSAKLYKGTAGKLASDFTYPDRDGKLVSLSDFRGKVVVVDVWATWCGPCRAEIPHLLKLEKEMRGKDVVFIGVSVDEQKDYKKWLEALEQEGLEGIQLFANGKNKQGRDKIMNDYKIKGIPRFMVFNKKGKVVTINSPRPSSPELKSLLQKLLK, from the coding sequence ATGAAAATTAGATTGATATTATGGGCCGCACTTTTGTGCGGTACCATCTTTCGTGCAAATGCTCAAGGAGTGGAATTTCGTGATCTGACTTTCCGGCAGGCTTTGGAACAAGCCCAAAAAGAGGGAAAGTTAGTGTTCATGGATTGTTATACCAGTTGGTGTGGGCCTTGTAAAAATATGTTGAACAATGTATTTACATTAGCCGAGGCAGGAGTGTTTATGAATGAAGAATTCGTATGTGTGAAATTCGATATGGAAAAGGGGGAAGGAATAGAACTCGGAAAACGTTTTGAAGTGCGTGCTTTTCCAACTTTCTTCATATTACGACCGGATGGAACGGTACAACATAAATTAGTGGGTGGTAGCCAATGGGAGCGATTCCGGATGCGTGTGGAGAGAGGTTTAAATGAAAAGACTTCATTGCTCTACTTGGAGGGGCGTAATCAAGCGGGCAAATTGTCTACAAAAGAATATGCCGCCTATGTAAATGCATTGAGAGATGCTTCGCGTGATGACGAAATTGAAACTTTTTGTCAGAAAGCGTTTGGTAAATTGAATGATAAGGTGAAATGTCGCAAGGAGAACTGGTATCTTTTTGAACAGGAGATGCAACCGAATGATGAACGATTTATTTATTTGGTAGAAAATAAGTCGGATATTGATAAAAATATTGGAAGTACAATTGTAGATGAACGGATTTGTTCCGTGTATTCGGATGCTTTGAATCGTTTACATAGTGATAAAGGGAATACGTGGGTTGAAATGTATGGATTGATAAAAACTCAATCGGGAAAGATTGAGTTTGATGGAAAGGATAAGATTAGTTGCCTGTTGGAGTATATTGTTGCTTTGAAAACCCGGGAGGTAGAGAGCGTGTTGCAATGTTTGGAGAAGAATAAGGAAAATTTACCGACTTATGTCGAGTTTGATATGCTCGGAGGCTTAAATTTTATCATGAATCTTGGTGATAACAGTCAAGTTGAACGTTATATTCATTTAGGAAGAGAGGCGGAGGATAAGGCTGAAACTCCACAATTGAAAGAGATTATAAAAAGAGTTTTCGATAAATTACAAGGAGAGTTGACAGATCGTACTACTTATGTCGAATTGAAAGGAAAGGTGACGAAGGATAAAATGGAGAATGTAAATCTGTATGAGGTGGTGGATGGTAAGGAACGTTTGGTGGCAACAACTCATATTAGTGAAGATGGGCATTATGGTTTTTCTTTTCAACCTGCATATCAGGGATTTTATACCGTGGGAGGAGAGAAAATTTTAGATCGTGTACGTCTGTATCTGGAGCCGGGTGATCGGGCTGAGGTGAACATCTTAGAAGATACGCTGATGATAACTGACCGTAATACTCCAGAAAATCTTTTACTGGCTCGTTGGGAATCAATGATGATACCTGTGAGGAAAAGGTTGGATGATATGAAATATGTTTTATTCGATTACAGAGATTTTTATCCTTATTTCGTGGCTTTTTTACCACAGGCGGAGAAGTTTAAGGATGAAATCTCTTTCCGGGATGCGGCTTTCGCGGCTTTAGTTAGGCAAACGGTTGATTATGATTTGGATTATGCTGCGTTTAGAATATTGAATGCTTTAAAAGCGACGAAAGAAGTTTATATGCGTGATGGCAGACCGACACATATTCCAAGTCGTCCGACACCGACAGATTATCCGGAATATTATAAGACAATCGTGAAAAAAGGAAAGTTATCGGATGTTTCGATATTAAGGCAACCTTATGGCTATGATTATTTACAACGTTATACGACTTTTGCTTGTGGTGGAGAAAAAGAACGGATTGCTTTGGAGAATCGTTTGGAATGGTTGTCAAGCGATCCGTTGAAAGCTGAAATGATTCTTTGGGAGATGGAAAAGTGTAGGAAGTATGAAGATTATATCGAACTTTTGGATACTTACGGGAACTATTTGACAACAGCCAATCATCAACAACGAGTTGATGCTGTTTCGGCTAAATTATACAAGGGTACTGCCGGAAAATTAGCATCTGATTTTACCTACCCGGATCGGGATGGAAAACTGGTTTCCTTGTCGGATTTTCGAGGAAAAGTAGTTGTCGTGGATGTTTGGGCTACATGGTGTGGGCCTTGTCGGGCAGAAATCCCACATTTGCTTAAACTAGAAAAGGAGATGAGGGGAAAAGACGTGGTCTTTATCGGAGTATCTGTCGACGAACAGAAAGACTATAAAAAATGGTTGGAGGCATTGGAACAGGAAGGATTGGAAGGTATTCAGCTATTTGCTAATGGTAAGAACAAGCAAGGTAGGGATAAAATAATGAATGATTATAAAATTAAAGGGATACCTCGGTTTATGGTATTTAACAAAAAAGGAAAGGTCGTTACGATTAATTCGCCCCGTCCCTCAAGTCCGGAACTGAAGAGCTTGTTGCAAAAGTTGTTGAAATAA
- the fmt gene encoding methionyl-tRNA formyltransferase, producing MKMRELRIVYMGTPDFAVYPLQKLLEAGHKVVAVVTNPDKPAGRGQKIQESPVKKFAVEKGIPVLQPERFRDERFLEELRGFQADLQLVVAFKMLPEVVWNMPPLGTVNLHASLLPDYRGAAPINWAVMNGETCSGVTTFLLKHEIDTGNLIFQERVEIGPNMTAGELHDQLMYTGADLLVKTVEAMAAGDYPSQDQVGLLAGREPKHAPKIFKEDMKVDWSLGLDAIFNHIRGLSPFPTAWTEFRNKKNGEVVSLKIFETERIVKDHGKEVGLSTDNKTYLDVLVEGGVIRIKELQLSGKKRMKTEEFLRGFHIEDYSL from the coding sequence ATAAAAATGCGTGAATTGAGAATCGTGTACATGGGAACACCGGATTTTGCGGTGTATCCGTTACAGAAGTTGCTGGAGGCCGGACACAAGGTCGTGGCTGTCGTGACCAATCCGGATAAACCGGCAGGGAGGGGACAAAAGATTCAAGAGTCTCCCGTGAAGAAGTTTGCCGTGGAGAAGGGGATTCCCGTGTTGCAGCCGGAGCGTTTCCGGGATGAACGGTTTTTGGAGGAGTTGAGGGGTTTTCAAGCGGATTTGCAACTCGTGGTGGCATTCAAGATGTTGCCGGAGGTAGTTTGGAATATGCCCCCGTTGGGAACGGTAAATTTACATGCGTCATTGTTGCCGGATTACCGGGGTGCGGCCCCGATCAACTGGGCGGTGATGAACGGGGAGACTTGTAGCGGGGTGACGACTTTTCTTTTAAAACACGAGATTGATACCGGGAATTTGATTTTTCAGGAGCGGGTGGAGATCGGACCGAACATGACAGCCGGAGAGTTGCACGATCAATTGATGTACACGGGTGCCGATTTGCTGGTGAAAACGGTGGAGGCTATGGCTGCCGGTGATTACCCGTCGCAGGATCAGGTCGGGTTGCTGGCCGGGCGTGAACCGAAACACGCACCTAAAATATTCAAGGAGGATATGAAGGTGGATTGGTCACTAGGTTTGGACGCTATTTTTAATCATATACGGGGACTTTCACCTTTTCCGACGGCGTGGACCGAATTCCGAAACAAGAAGAACGGGGAAGTTGTGTCGTTGAAGATTTTCGAGACGGAGCGAATCGTGAAAGATCATGGGAAAGAAGTGGGTCTGTCAACGGATAATAAAACTTACTTGGACGTGTTGGTAGAGGGGGGAGTCATTCGGATAAAAGAGTTACAGTTGTCCGGGAAAAAGCGGATGAAGACGGAAGAGTTCCTGCGGGGATTTCATATAGAGGATTACTCTTTGTAA
- a CDS encoding PKD-like family lipoprotein, which produces MKKIYCLLGFIMCAFYACLEDKGNDVYRELNDVTIERIKDTTVEQFTRLQITPEITVRDGDFNPENYTYLWQMYITYSGVGSSTKLDTLSFEKDLDVEVTSIPETYSLVFEITDKETGVSYVPDRRAQITVVNSYSKGMMALSNVNGEANVTFVNVVGSVVEDAYQKVNGEVAGKNPTGVRYITSMIAGAEKMVVIMTDDERGGVVVKPLDMSYVMDFKDMFYFQPEIVKPQSFGTHSVTLYEYVNNNGILYRRENRENGYPKYGVAVKGDYEKIAPFDFFFCMTNYRAYFYDQGKERFISMKCPLQWDEIITLPDDLTGEFNPNSVGMQMVWGGLFGNEYSMSSGRAVMVDDAGEYYMLSFEVGKDKDGNPQFSPKKKRQLSHPGGKEAHTFTTSQKANFLYYGYAGKIACVSFDTGNLLMEYEVGGGNVDYIECDQVGNTNQMWVGVSDGSGAKNSGSIVVLEMSTDGSLKEVARYKNVCGKVVDFEYKK; this is translated from the coding sequence ATGAAAAAAATATATTGTTTATTAGGGTTTATCATGTGCGCCTTTTATGCCTGTTTGGAAGATAAGGGGAATGATGTGTACAGAGAACTAAATGATGTTACTATCGAAAGGATAAAAGACACGACGGTGGAACAATTCACGCGTTTGCAGATAACACCGGAAATTACTGTACGTGATGGAGATTTTAATCCTGAAAATTACACTTATTTGTGGCAGATGTATATTACTTACAGTGGGGTTGGTAGTTCTACGAAGTTGGATACACTCTCTTTTGAGAAGGATTTGGACGTGGAAGTTACAAGTATACCAGAGACATATTCTCTTGTTTTCGAGATAACGGATAAAGAAACGGGAGTATCATATGTTCCTGATAGACGGGCACAAATTACGGTAGTCAATTCTTATTCGAAAGGGATGATGGCATTGAGTAACGTGAACGGGGAGGCTAACGTGACTTTCGTGAATGTTGTCGGTTCGGTGGTGGAGGATGCCTACCAGAAGGTAAATGGGGAAGTAGCCGGCAAAAACCCGACCGGGGTTCGTTATATAACAAGTATGATTGCTGGTGCGGAAAAGATGGTGGTGATTATGACAGATGATGAACGAGGTGGTGTTGTTGTCAAACCTTTGGATATGTCGTATGTGATGGATTTTAAAGATATGTTTTATTTCCAGCCAGAGATTGTAAAGCCACAGTCTTTTGGTACGCATAGTGTTACATTGTACGAGTATGTGAATAATAATGGAATTCTTTACCGGAGAGAGAATCGAGAGAATGGTTATCCAAAGTATGGAGTTGCTGTTAAAGGTGACTACGAAAAGATTGCTCCGTTTGATTTCTTTTTTTGTATGACTAATTATAGGGCTTATTTTTATGACCAAGGGAAAGAGCGCTTTATTTCCATGAAATGTCCTTTACAATGGGATGAAATTATCACTTTACCGGATGATCTGACGGGAGAGTTTAATCCTAATAGCGTGGGAATGCAGATGGTGTGGGGAGGATTGTTCGGTAACGAGTATTCTATGAGTAGCGGACGGGCTGTCATGGTTGATGATGCGGGCGAATATTATATGCTTTCTTTTGAGGTGGGTAAAGATAAGGACGGCAATCCTCAGTTTTCTCCGAAAAAGAAGAGGCAGTTGTCTCATCCGGGTGGTAAAGAGGCACATACTTTTACGACTTCCCAGAAAGCAAATTTCCTATATTATGGTTATGCCGGAAAGATAGCTTGTGTTAGTTTTGACACGGGAAATTTGTTGATGGAATATGAAGTGGGAGGAGGAAATGTTGATTACATTGAATGTGATCAGGTTGGAAATACTAACCAAATGTGGGTTGGTGTCAGCGATGGTTCGGGTGCAAAGAATTCGGGTTCTATCGTGGTGCTGGAGATGAGTACGGATGGTTCGTTAAAAGAAGTTGCCCGTTATAAAAATGTATGTGGGAAAGTGGTCGATTTCGAATATAAAAAATAA
- a CDS encoding YihY/virulence factor BrkB family protein, with translation MNRLKEHKGISLLLRYKKEMLRRMDCLLDLDYHYMVLRRDYGNRFVITEFLQKALSIVVVSFNRFIKDACTISASALTFYSILSFIPLMALAFALAAGFGAREALEKEFMLQLGDNQEFAGQLLGYVTKAIDHAKGGVITGVGIVILLWSVIKVLNSTEMTMNRIWGVRKGRSLRRMFTDYFSIIFIAPILMILVSSLNLFMTSSGWQENFPLISSFLQIVIKLLPYMLVWMLFIFLYMFMPATPVKFKHAFVAAMIAGTVYQIIQWFYIRFQIGMSSYSAIYGTLAALPLLLVWLQLSWSVVLWGTELCYIFRNRHFMYKNELFGDTAWMETLECALKIMRFVARVYVNGGGGPSLGMINKELKINTGKLRIVLQELVDLHILVEAKEEDDYFYYPASDLHTMSVGDIIIRFSRVDESRDEVWKKQFKETVLSGFAGDRLIEDSEVQQ, from the coding sequence ATGAATAGATTGAAAGAGCATAAGGGGATAAGTCTGTTGCTTCGATATAAAAAAGAGATGCTCCGTCGTATGGATTGTCTGTTGGATTTGGATTATCATTACATGGTTTTGCGCAGGGATTATGGGAATCGTTTCGTGATCACGGAGTTCTTGCAGAAGGCGTTGTCTATCGTGGTGGTTTCTTTCAATCGTTTTATCAAGGATGCGTGTACGATTTCGGCATCGGCACTCACGTTTTATTCGATCCTGTCGTTTATCCCGCTGATGGCGTTGGCTTTCGCTTTGGCTGCCGGGTTTGGTGCCCGCGAGGCTTTGGAGAAGGAGTTTATGTTGCAATTGGGCGATAACCAGGAGTTTGCCGGGCAGTTGCTGGGGTATGTCACGAAAGCGATTGATCATGCCAAGGGCGGGGTGATCACGGGTGTCGGTATCGTGATTTTGCTTTGGTCGGTGATCAAGGTGTTGAATAGTACCGAAATGACGATGAATCGTATCTGGGGGGTGCGAAAGGGAAGGAGTTTACGGCGGATGTTCACGGATTATTTCTCGATTATCTTTATCGCCCCGATTCTGATGATTCTCGTGAGTAGCTTGAATTTGTTCATGACAAGTTCCGGGTGGCAGGAGAATTTTCCGTTGATCAGTTCCTTTCTCCAAATTGTGATCAAGTTGCTGCCTTATATGCTGGTGTGGATGCTGTTTATCTTCCTCTATATGTTTATGCCGGCGACCCCGGTGAAGTTCAAGCACGCTTTCGTGGCGGCGATGATTGCCGGGACGGTTTACCAGATCATTCAATGGTTTTACATCCGTTTCCAGATCGGCATGAGTTCTTACAGTGCCATATATGGTACGCTGGCCGCTTTGCCGTTGTTATTGGTGTGGTTGCAGTTAAGCTGGAGTGTCGTGTTGTGGGGGACGGAATTGTGCTATATTTTCCGGAACAGGCATTTCATGTACAAGAACGAGTTGTTCGGGGATACGGCTTGGATGGAGACGTTGGAATGTGCATTGAAAATCATGAGGTTCGTGGCTCGGGTGTACGTGAACGGAGGGGGTGGTCCGAGTTTAGGGATGATTAACAAGGAATTGAAGATTAATACCGGGAAATTACGTATCGTGTTGCAAGAACTGGTGGATTTACATATTCTGGTAGAGGCGAAGGAAGAGGACGATTATTTCTATTACCCGGCCTCGGATTTGCACACGATGTCGGTGGGAGATATTATCATTCGTTTTTCCCGGGTAGATGAAAGCCGGGATGAAGTCTGGAAAAAACAATTCAAGGAAACCGTGTTGTCCGGTTTTGCCGGCGATCGGTTGATTGAGGATTCTGAGGTTCAGCAATAA
- a CDS encoding START-like domain-containing protein, with product MRKRIDLEYIFSSSVTILFSRLSSAPGLAEWFSDDVKHDGNIFTFVWDGIGEEAELVDMKKNSYVRFKWLDADDEEEFFEFSLHVEPLTEEVALIITDFVDADEEGDAIELWNKQVEMLHRTVGG from the coding sequence ATGAGGAAAAGAATCGATTTAGAGTACATTTTCTCATCGTCGGTAACAATATTGTTCTCCCGTCTAAGTTCTGCTCCCGGTTTGGCGGAGTGGTTTTCCGATGATGTGAAACATGATGGAAATATCTTCACGTTTGTGTGGGATGGTATTGGTGAAGAAGCGGAGTTAGTGGATATGAAGAAAAATTCTTACGTGCGCTTCAAGTGGCTGGATGCGGACGATGAGGAAGAATTTTTTGAATTTTCGCTCCACGTAGAGCCTTTGACGGAGGAGGTCGCTTTGATCATCACGGATTTTGTGGATGCTGATGAAGAGGGGGATGCCATTGAATTATGGAATAAACAGGTCGAAATGTTACATCGCACGGTTGGTGGATAA
- a CDS encoding LptF/LptG family permease, giving the protein MKKLHLFMLKSFVGPFVATFFISMFVLIMQFLWRYIDDLVGKGLEGHVISELLFYVSLTLVPMGLPLAVLLASIMTFGSLGENYELTALKAAGISLYRIMKPLIVLIVIFTIAAFFFSNNVLPYANLKASSLLYDIKRQKPELSLKEGVFINDIEGYSIKVDKIDKKSGMMYNMLIYNHTDRKGNYEMTIADSGIMEADPTGRFMEVELYHGYTYTDEGLKSNNNKTYPFRRVQFDKQYFVIPLGDKDLQRTDEDLFKNSYGMLNIAQLDSTVSALSLRLDSRKQRKAHDMLRENYVRKQERNPKRDSVIREETRGVVRNLDSLYQTFDVEERKNTIDQAVQLARGAQTSHMNDLSINKRDEEAVRKYNIEWHRKFTLSFACFIFFFIGAPLGGIIRKGGLGAPVVVSIFLFIVYYIIWMMGERAAREGVLEPWQGMWISSVVLLPLGAVLTYTAMTDSAVMSSESYTNFIKKIIGFFKKKDKNA; this is encoded by the coding sequence ATGAAGAAGCTCCACCTGTTTATGCTTAAAAGCTTTGTCGGTCCTTTCGTGGCCACCTTTTTTATCAGTATGTTCGTTTTGATCATGCAGTTCTTGTGGCGATATATTGATGATCTGGTGGGAAAAGGATTGGAAGGTCATGTTATTTCAGAATTACTTTTTTACGTGTCATTGACACTCGTGCCGATGGGTTTACCATTGGCAGTGTTGTTGGCCTCCATCATGACATTTGGTAGTCTAGGGGAGAATTACGAGTTAACGGCGTTGAAAGCGGCAGGTATTTCCCTGTACCGGATTATGAAACCGTTGATCGTGCTGATCGTTATTTTCACGATTGCGGCATTCTTTTTTTCCAACAATGTTCTTCCTTACGCTAACTTGAAGGCAAGTAGCTTATTGTACGATATAAAACGACAGAAACCGGAATTATCCTTGAAGGAGGGAGTGTTTATCAATGATATAGAGGGGTATAGTATTAAGGTGGATAAGATCGACAAGAAGTCGGGTATGATGTACAATATGTTGATTTACAATCATACGGATAGAAAGGGTAATTATGAGATGACAATTGCAGATTCCGGTATCATGGAGGCAGACCCGACGGGGCGTTTCATGGAGGTGGAATTGTATCACGGTTACACGTACACGGACGAGGGGTTGAAATCGAATAATAATAAAACCTATCCTTTCCGGCGAGTGCAGTTTGACAAGCAGTATTTTGTTATCCCCTTAGGCGATAAAGATTTGCAGCGTACGGATGAAGACTTGTTCAAGAATAGTTACGGGATGTTAAATATTGCCCAGCTGGATAGTACGGTTTCGGCCTTGTCCCTACGATTGGATAGCCGGAAACAAAGAAAAGCGCATGATATGCTCCGGGAGAATTACGTGAGGAAACAGGAGAGAAACCCCAAGCGGGATAGCGTGATTCGTGAAGAGACGAGAGGGGTTGTCAGGAATCTGGATAGTCTTTACCAGACTTTTGACGTGGAGGAACGGAAAAACACGATTGACCAGGCCGTGCAGCTTGCCCGGGGGGCTCAAACGAGTCACATGAATGATTTATCTATCAATAAACGGGACGAAGAGGCCGTTCGTAAATATAATATCGAATGGCACAGAAAGTTTACTTTGTCATTTGCCTGTTTTATTTTCTTCTTTATCGGGGCCCCGCTGGGGGGTATTATCCGTAAAGGAGGATTAGGGGCTCCGGTGGTGGTTTCGATCTTCCTGTTTATCGTGTATTATATTATTTGGATGATGGGGGAACGAGCGGCCCGGGAAGGGGTGTTGGAGCCTTGGCAGGGAATGTGGATTTCTTCCGTGGTTCTGTTACCGTTGGGGGCAGTGTTGACTTACACGGCCATGACGGATTCGGCTGTCATGAGTAGTGAATCCTATACTAATTTCATCAAGAAGATCATCGGTTTCTTTAAAAAGAAAGATAAAAATGCGTGA